GATATTCCACACCACTCCCAAGCTATAGACAATCGTCAAAATAATTTTCATAAAACACTCCAACAAAATGATAGTGCTATTATACTACAAACGACCGTTGATGTCCTTGATTTGCCGCTCCATTTTCCGATGGTTTAGGAAAAAGAGAGAAGCGTAGATCAAGACAAAGATAAACCAGAAAAAGAGAAGAGCCCCAAGTTTCACAGGAAACCAACCAGCCAAGACACCCAGCGGTGTGAAGCCTAAAACAGTGATGCCAAAATGCGTTGCCGTCATTCGTAGAAGGCTCCAGTCCTGTTCAAAAATTTTGTCTGCCAGCTGAAATAAGATACCGATTGCCGCCCAAATGGCTACACAAATCAACATGACGGTAGGCTGATTAAAATGCTCTACATAGTAAGCCCCCATGGTTGAAAAGGGATTGAGAGGAAAATAGGTTCCCTGTCCGAAGACGGCTGATGTGATAATGGAGATAATGGTTCCGATGGCAATGCCTAAACTGGCTGATAAGATGTATTTTTTCATAGTCCTAACCTTTCTTTGATAACTTTTAGATAGCGACGGGATGAGTAGGTGACCGAGCCATTCTTCATGACCAGTTTGACCAGACCGTTGGCAGTCAGTTTGAGGTGGTCCAGTTGCTTGATGTGAATGATTTCCGACTGGGAGATTTGTAAGAAGTTTGCCGGCAAGTCCTCCTTAACCTGATACAAGCGTAGGTTGGAAGTATAGACATTTTCTACGGTTTCCACTTGCAAGAGCCTATCTTCTAGATATAGCCTGACAATCTCATCATGTTCCACAAGATAAACCTGCTCTCCTTTTTTGACTGTCAGCCTAGATGTCTGCTTGTCTAAGTTTTGAATATAGGTCATCAAGTGACTAACCTGCTCAGACATAGCCTGTGCTTCAATAGTCACCAAATCTTCCAAAATTTCTGGTGAAATAGCTAATTTTACTTTCATCTTCTCTCCTTTCTCTTTCTGACCCTATTAAACACCATTTCTTTACTGGTTTCAAGGGCTTTTTACTATGTGGTCATTTTCCAGCACTAAACGGCAAAAAAGGGAGTGGGACAAAAATCGGTAACCCGCAGGGTTCGATGAGTCGTTAGCCCACCCCCGCACAGTTGAGTAGGGCTGTAAAAGCTGATAAAATCAGCTAATTAGAGCCCACTCAACCACTGCGTCAAGTTTAACTATTGAAAAAACAAGGAGGCCAGGACTTTTGTCCAAGCCTCTTCAATCATCTTATAATTTCTTCTTCAACTCCGCCACTGCCATCATGACTTCCATAGGGGTCATATTGTAGATGTCCAGTTTTGCCAGTTCATCGAGGACTGGGTGAGAAGGCGTGTCTGCGAAGAGGTCAAGTTGACCTGACGGCTCTTCCACAACTGTCGGAGCTGGGTTAGCTGGTGCAGTAGGGGCTTGATTTTCAAGCGTCTGCAAAATCCTATCCGCCCGCTCTAGTAACTCCTCTGGCATTCCCGCAATCTTAGCCACATGAATTCCGTAGGACTTGTCGGCTGGGCCTTGGGCAATCTTGTGGAGGAAGATCACTTGGCCGTCCTCCTCCCAGGTCGATACATGAACATTTTCAAGTCCTGACAGGGTCTGGCTGAGCTCGGTCAGCTCGTGGTAGTGGGTGGCAAAGAGGGTTTTGGCACCAATCTTGTCGTGGATGTACTCGATGATAGACTGGGCTAGCGCCATGCCGTCGTAGGTGGCTGTCCCCCGCCCCAGCTCATCAAAGAGAATGAGCGACTGGTCTGTCGCCAGACGGACTGCCTTGTTGGCCTCCATCATCTCCACCATAAAGGTCGATTGACCGCTGACCAGGTCATCTGCCGCCCCGATACGGGTGAAAATAGCATCAAAGACTGGTAGAGTTGCCTGATCTGCTGGTACATAGGAACCCATCTGCGCCAGAATGACGATGACCGCCAGCTGACGCATGTAGGTCGATTTACCACTCATATTAGGTCCTGTAATCAGCTGCATGGTCGTCGCCTGGTCCAACTGAATGGAGTTGGGAATATAGGTCTGCTTGCCCATGACCTTCTCCACCACCGCGTGACGACCACGCTCAATGTCCAACAGCTTATCCGCATTGAAACTTGGGCAGACCCAGTGCTGCTGCTCCGCCACAACTGCAAAGGCCTGCAAGACATCGATGGTTGCAATGGTCCGAGCCAACTTCTGCAAGCGACTGATATATTTTTCAACCTCTTGGCGAATCCGCATGAAAATCTCGTACTCCAAGTTAGACGACTTATCACGCGCTTCCAACATCTGCCCTTCGATTTTAGCCAACTCCTCCGTCCCATAGCGCTCCGAGTTTTTCAAGGTCGCCTTGCGGAAGAAATGGTCAGGCACATTGCCCAGATTAGAATTGGTCACATGGAAGTAGTACCCGTCTTTTTTATTGTAATCAATCTTGAGATTGTTGATACCAGACGCTTCACGCTCCTTGGCCTCAATCTCCGCAATCCAGCCCGCCCCCTCACGCATGACCAGACGGTACTGATCCAGCGTTTCGTCAAAGCCCGTACGGATGATATTTCCATCTGTAATAGCCCCTTGGGCTTCTGGGTCAATAGCAGAGCTGATAAGGGCGTGTAGTTCTGGGATTGGATCCAGACCTGCCACCAAGCTAGTCAAGGCAGGCTGGTCCATTTGTAGCAA
The nucleotide sequence above comes from Streptococcus sp. 29887. Encoded proteins:
- a CDS encoding LytTR family DNA-binding domain-containing protein, which produces MKVKLAISPEILEDLVTIEAQAMSEQVSHLMTYIQNLDKQTSRLTVKKGEQVYLVEHDEIVRLYLEDRLLQVETVENVYTSNLRLYQVKEDLPANFLQISQSEIIHIKQLDHLKLTANGLVKLVMKNGSVTYSSRRYLKVIKERLGL
- the mutS gene encoding DNA mismatch repair protein MutS — its product is MAVEKISPGMQQYLDIKANYPDAFLLFRMGDFYELFYEDAVEAAQILELSLTSRNKNAENPIPMAGVPYHAAQQYIDTLVELGHKVAIAEQMEDPKQAVGVVKREVVQVITPGTVTDSSKMGADSNYLVTIDHQGVQFALSYMDVSTGQFFVTSLDDFTSLCGEIRNLRARELVIGYALSEEEEQVFSNQMNLLLSFEDEVTEDVQLIDNSLTDLEKAAAGKLLSYLHRTQMRDLSHLQKVVHYEIKDYLQMDYATKSSLDLLENGRTGKKHGSLYWLLDETKTAMGMRLLRAWIDRPLIDLKRIESRQAVVQVFLDYFFERSDLVEALKGVYDIERLASRVSFGKTMPKDLLQLSQTLGNVPAIKNILLQMDQPALTSLVAGLDPIPELHALISSAIDPEAQGAITDGNIIRTGFDETLDQYRLVMREGAGWIAEIEAKEREASGINNLKIDYNKKDGYYFHVTNSNLGNVPDHFFRKATLKNSERYGTEELAKIEGQMLEARDKSSNLEYEIFMRIRQEVEKYISRLQKLARTIATIDVLQAFAVVAEQQHWVCPSFNADKLLDIERGRHAVVEKVMGKQTYIPNSIQLDQATTMQLITGPNMSGKSTYMRQLAVIVILAQMGSYVPADQATLPVFDAIFTRIGAADDLVSGQSTFMVEMMEANKAVRLATDQSLILFDELGRGTATYDGMALAQSIIEYIHDKIGAKTLFATHYHELTELSQTLSGLENVHVSTWEEDGQVIFLHKIAQGPADKSYGIHVAKIAGMPEELLERADRILQTLENQAPTAPANPAPTVVEEPSGQLDLFADTPSHPVLDELAKLDIYNMTPMEVMMAVAELKKKL
- a CDS encoding DUF3021 domain-containing protein, giving the protein MKKYILSASLGIAIGTIISIITSAVFGQGTYFPLNPFSTMGAYYVEHFNQPTVMLICVAIWAAIGILFQLADKIFEQDWSLLRMTATHFGITVLGFTPLGVLAGWFPVKLGALLFFWFIFVLIYASLFFLNHRKMERQIKDINGRL